The window GTCGTCAATGGACGCTGGCCGCAGAAAAGCGGCTTAGAATTCAAGCAGCCGGCCGACCGAGTTCGCGTCGATATTCCTGGAGAATTCACGTCGTTGACGTTTTCGTGTTGGACTCGGATCGATAGCCTAGACCGGCTGTTCAACTCGTTATTTCTAACCGACTCGTACGACAAAGGAGAGCCGCACTGGCAGATCCTTGACTCGGGTCAGTTGTACTTTTCGGTACGTCCCGTCGATCGCGCCAGCAAGGATGGGCCAAAAGACTTCAAAGCTCTTTCCCCTTCCTTTTGGAATCCCTCGTTACAAGGCAAGTGGATTCACTTGGCCGTGACCTGTGATTTGGATTCACGCACCATCACTCATTACCTCGATGGGCGTGAGCTAAGCCGGCATGTTGTGCCCGCCCAACAAATGCCATCCTTGGCCCAAATCGGGCCTGCGTCGATTGGCAACTGGGAGCTTCCTACGCTACCCGATGCCAAGTTTGCCGTACGCAATTTGAACGGCCGTATCGATGAATTCATGATCTTCTCCTCGGCCCTTTCGCCTAATGAAATTCAAGACATTTTTGACCATGGCAAACCGTAAGAAATACGCATCTCGATGCTCGTTAGTGATCGTGTTGCTGGGATTCTGGGGACTCGCAAGAGTTGTCGTCGGGGCAGAGTCCCCAGATCCTCATCGCGAAGAAACTGAGCGACTCTTCACGCTGAAGGTCCTCCCCGTCCTGCAGGCGAAATGCTTCGGTTGCCACGGCGGCGATGCGGAAGACGTGCGTGGCGAATTCGATTTGCTTACCCGCGAGGGGATGCTCGCCGGCGGTGAATCCAGCGAACCTTCTTTGGTGCCTGGCAATCCAGAAGAAAGTTCACTCTACCAGGCCGTTCTTTGGAATGGCTATGAAATGCCACCCAAGGAAAACGACCGTCTGAGCGAAGCTCAATCCGAGGATCTTCGTCATTGGATCGCGGCCGGCGCCGCCTGGCCTTCCGCAGAACGTCAAGCTGAAATTCGCCGTGCCGAGTGGGAGGTCGAAACGAATGAAGATGGGCAACTGGTGAAGACCAGCGGGGGAACATCGGAAGAATGGTCCAATCGTCGCTACGAACCGAATGACTTATGGGCGTTTAAGAAGCTACCTGCGAAGCAAGACATCTTGGCCGGTGTATTGCCCCTTCACGAAGTGATCGATCATTTTGTCCATCAAAAACATGACGAGGCCAATCTTCCTGTCGCACCGCAGGCTCTGCCACGTCAACTCGTCATTCGAGCCAACTGGGACTTGCTGGGACTACCGCCAACCCCCGAGGCAATCGATGCGTTTGAGACGGCGTGGTCGCAAGATCCCGACAGGGCCTGGAGCGATCTAATTGATCGACTGCTCGACAATCCTCGCTACGGAGAACGCTGGGGACGCCATTGGCTAGACGTCACGCGTTACTCCGATACCGGCGGCATGGCGAACGACTACGAACGATCGAATATGTGGCGATACCGCGACTATGTGATTCGTTCATTTAACCAAGACAAGCCTTATAACGAGTTCATCGTGCAGCAACTGGCCGGCGACGAACTGGCCGATCAGTCCGTACGAGAACGCACCGGCGGCAAGCAACAGAACGTTTACAAGACGCAAGTGAGTGGTGACTACAACGAACAAGAGTCTGAATGGATTGTCGCCACCGGTTTTTTACGCATGGGACCATGGGACAATGCGATGGTCGAAAAGGACGAGGCTCGACAGATTTATCTCGACGACCTGGTCAACGTCACCGGCCAAACCTTCTTGGGCCAAACGATGCGGTGCTGCAAATGCCACGACCATAAGTTCGATCCCTTGCCGACCCGCGACTATTACCGGATGTACTCGGCCTTCTCGACAACGCACATGGCCGAACGAAAAGTACCCTTTCTACCGGAAGAGAGTCAGGCACGCTTCGACTCAGAAAAAAAGCATGTCGAACGCATGTTGAAATTTGCGGTCGACGAGAAGAGCAAACTGATCGAGAAACGGGAAGCAGCCGCGAAACAGTGGTTTGAAGAGCACAATCTGCCCTACCAAGACGAAGCCCAGCGGCGTAGCCTTCCCGACGACGAGAAACCGCCGCGCCACTGTGGCCTCGATCACGTTGAACAGGGTCAACTGAAAGTCCGCGAGCAAGACGAATGGATCTGGACGCGTCGCCTGGAACGCTTTGCTCCCATGGCACAAAGCGTGTACAACGCGCCAGCTTCTCAATCCGGCGGTGCGTTTGCTCGCAAGCTGCGCATCAAACGGCCCAAAGCTCCGAAAACAGATCTCGTGCAGCATATTCTCATCGGCGGTGCCCTGTCCGCGCTAGGAGATGCCGTCCAGCCAGGTGTGCTAAGTGCGGTGGGAATCCCTGTGAATCCCTCCTCCGAATCACCCTACCTGGTGACATCTGATACCGATGGTCGCCGTTTGGAATTGGCGCGTTGGATCGCCCATCCCGAGAACGGGCTTACCTCCCGAGCAATCGTGAACCGCGTCTGGCAGTCTCACTTTAGCCAGGCGATCGCAGCAAACCCCAATAACCTTGGTGCCAAGGGTGGTAAGCCATCGCATCCCGAACTACTCGACTACCTGGCGTCCGATTTCGTGGAAAATGGCTGGACGATCAAACGATTGCATCGCGAAATCATGCTCTCGGATGCCTATCGTCGTTCCTCCATTCCGAAAGCCCCAGATCGGACCGGCGAGATTGATCCCAACAACCAACTGCTCAGCTACTTCCCCCGGCGCAGACTCGGTGCGGAAGAACTACGGGATGGTATTTTGTCGATCACCGGCGAGTTGGTGCACTCTACAGGAGGCTTGCCGATCATGCCTGAGATCAACATGGAAGTCGCTCTGCAACCGCGGATGATCCAGTTCTCGTTGGCTCCTGCCTACCAGCCGTCTGCAACGCCGAACTTGCGGAACCGCCGGACCATTTATGCCTACCATGTTCGTGGTCAGGCCGATCCCTTCACGGAGTTATTCAATCAACCCAATCCGAACGACTCGTGTGAACTGCGAGAGACAGCCGCAGTCACGCCGCAAGTATTCACGCTGCTCAACAGCGACACCATGATCGACCGATCACTCGCGATGGCCCTTCGTCTGGAAGCATTCGCTGAGAAGATACCGTCGCAAATTGATTCGGCGTTCCGATTGGTCCTCGGGCGTCATGCCACGAAAAAGGAACTCGATCGGCTTTCACGCTATATAGTGGACATGCAATCGTACCATGCAAGCAAGACTCCCCAGCCAGCAACCTATCCCGCTGAGATCACTCGGTCTCTCGTGGAAGAGTTCTCCGGCGAAGTATTCGAGTACACCGAGATTCTGCCGGTGTTCGAGAATTACAAGCAAGATACCAAGCCAGCGGACGTGTCGCCCCAGACACGAGCTTTGGCAGATCTTTGCTTGCTGCTGTTGAACTCCAACGAATTCATGTACGTCGACTAAGCGTCCTGCGAACGCTACTTAAGGTATCCACCAATATGAATCCTCATCAACTCACTCGTCGTCAGGCACTCTACGGCTTGGGGGCTACGCTAGGCAGCGTCGCTTTTTCGTCACTGATCAACAGCAAAGCCGAAGCGGCAACAAGTCAAGAGTCGCCCCTTGCTCCCAAGAAACCCATGCTGCATGCCAAGGCAAAAAATGTGATCATGCTCTTCATGGAAGGTGGTCCCGGTCATATGGACACCTTCGACCCGAAGCCCGAGTTGACCAAGCGGCACAAGCAAGTGTCGAAACTAACCGGAGGCCTCGAGAAGGGGTTCAAGTTCTTTGTCGGGAGTCCCTTTAAATTCCAACAGGCCGGTGACAACGGTATCTGGATGTGCGACCAGTGGAAGCATCTGGCAGATCCCTATGTGGCGAACGAACTTTGCAACTACCGTGGCTGTCAGGCAGAATCGCTCAACCACCCCGAAGCCCTCTATCACATGAACACCGGCAGTAGGCTCGGTGGCGATCCAGCTCTCGGCGCATGGGCTACGTATGGCCTGGGCACCGAGAACCAAAACCTGCCCGGCTATGTAGTGATGACCGAGTTGGCCCTTCCGCAAGGAGGTCCCGGTAATTGGAGCAATGGCTTTCTGCCCCCTTACTATCAAGGCACCCGACTTCGGCCTGAGGGTTCTCCGATCCTCGACCTGGCGACCCCTTCTTTCAAGACACGCGAGCATCAGCGCCGCGCCTTGGATGAGTTGGCGGCGTTGAATTCGAGCTATCAGCATTCTCTCGGCGTGGAAGACAAGCGTCTCTTGGCACGCATGGAAAGCTACGAACTTGCATTCCGCATGCAGGCCGAAGTCCCGGACGTGATCGACCTCCAGCAAGAGACAGAAGCCACGCACGAAATGTACGGTCTAGATCAGCCGGATACCCAATCATTCGGCAGGCAGTGCTTGATGGCCCGCCGATTAGTCGAAAAAGGCGTGCGATTCGTTCAGATCTTCAGCGGCGGCTGGGATAGCCACGACTATCTCGAGCGGGGACACACCTCACGTATCAAGAGTGTCGACAAACCCATCGCGGGATTGATTCGCGACCTGAAACAGCGTGGTCTTCTGGAAGATACGCTTGTTATCTGGACGGGTGAATTTGGTCGGACGCCTGACAATAACAAACGGGGTGGCGTCTATTCGCTCGGACGCGGTCACAATAACCAGGCCATGACCATGATGATGGCCGGAGGGGGTGTACGTCCTGGTATCGTCGGAGCGACCGACGAACTAGGGCGATCGGCCGTGGAAACGGTCCATCCGATTCGCGATCTGCACGTGACGCTGCTTCATTTACTCGGTTTAGATGACAACAAGCTCACCTATTTTAATGGAGGTCGATTTAAGCAGTTAAGCCAATTTGGCGGGGAGATCATTTCCGACCTGATCGCCTAAACCAATGAAAAACTTTCGTGTCGCTTATTCACCAAAAAATGACAAGCTTCGACAATTTCCAATAGTCTTGACATTTTCCCTGACATCTATTTTTTGCGAACGCATACGATGACACCGGCCGGATGAAGATGGCAAAGCCCCGCATCATTCGCCGCAAAAACTGTCCCAAATGCACCAATGACAGGTGCACTTTTCCAAATATCAAAAGGTGCCTTGCAATCTCCCGACGTGGAACGGTTGCTGTCGCAATTTGACAAACACTCTTCTTCTCGACTCTTCATCCAATCAGGAGAACATTCCGTCATGCCCATCTCACGTCATCGATCGGCCTTTACCCTTGTGGAACTCTTGGTGGTTATTGCCATCATCGGTGTCTTGATCGCGTTGTTGCTGCCAGCGGTACAGCAAGCTCGCGAAGCGGCCCGACGTATGCAATGCAGTAACAACCTCAAGCAGTTGGCGCTCGGGTTCCACAATCATCACGACACGTTCGGTCAGTTCCCACCTGCGCTTCGTGAGGACATCGACGTCGACAGCAATCAGCCCAATTGGTCTTGGGGGGCGTTTATCTCTCCCTATATCGAAAATGGCAATGCGACCGATGCCATGAACTTCCCGCGGGGCACGGCTCTCGAAGCGATGGACGACACTACCATGCGGGCCGTCATGACACAGCCCGTCGACGCATTCCTTTGCCCCAGCGATACCAGTAGTGGTGTGAATGACGTGCGAAGAGTGAGCGCGAGCAGCGGGCAGTACGATACGGCCTTGTCAAACTATGTCGGAAACCTGACTCACGAGCGATACAACTACAAGGAATGGGGCACCGGCTCCTGGCAGTTGCAAACCGGCATAATGGCCGCAGGCACTCAATTCGGCATGCGTGATGTGACCGATGGAACTTCCAATACCATTCTGCTTGGCGAAAAAGTCTTTGAAAACCTTGGCCCTACGTGCGGCACCAATGGTAGTGGCACCCCTTACTTAGCTCGTGCCGGCTTGGTTTACGTTTCTCGCGGCTCCGGTTCCACCAACTGGCGAAGCGCCAACGACGTAACCTTCAACGGCGACGGCGGCATCAACGACTGCTCGATCTGGGAATTTCCTCAAGGCGCTTCCAGTCGGCACGCAGGCGGTGTTCAGTTTGCCTTAGTAGATGGTTCGGTTCGCTTTGTCGCAGAAACGATTCAGCACGCGAACGACGTCGCTCCGAACTCGACCTACGAATACCTGCTCTCCCGAAACGATGGGCAGGTACTCGGCGAGTATTAATCCTTGAGTCCTCACATGTGAACGGTTGTTGCTGGTCCGAAAACGTTAGCGAGGTTCGGCTGGTAACGACCGTTTCATTCTCATCCCCCCTCTGCTTTGCTTCGAGGAACCTTGCCGATGTGTCGATATTCTACTTTCTTACCGCTGGCCGTTTTATTTGCATCGATTGGACTTCTCTCAGGCTGCAATGCCGATTCGAATCTCTCGCTTGTCCAGGGTATCGTCACCCTGGACGGTAAACCTCTGCCAGGGGCAAGCGTTACCTTTCAACCGCAACCCTCCACCATGGGACAAACAGCCCGGGGGCGTACCGATGAGACCGGCAGGTACACCTTAAAGGTTCGCAGCAAAGAGTCCATCGTCGCTGGTGAATATCGCGTGGAAGTCAAAGTGGTCAACGAAATCACCAACCAGCAAGGCATGGTCGTCGGTGAAAAAGAAGACCCCAAATTGAAGATTGCTCGCCGCTATAACGACAAAACAGAACTAACGGCGGACGTGCAGCCAGGGCAAAATAACGAATTCAATTTCGATGTTTCATTGAAATAACCTCCACTGCCTATCAATTGAATCTAGGCCGAATTTTGTTCCAATAAAGACACGGCATCCTCCTTCTAGCCTCCTCTTATCACTTCACATTCTCATGATCCAAATGACTCCTCAGCAAGCTTCCGAACTACCTCGGGCGTCAGTTCCCGATTGGAAAAAGATTCAGACAGACTTCTTCCAACGCATGGGCGGAGACCAACAGCTACGGCACCTGTTTGAGCTGATGCCAGGCACGTTTTTCTTTATGAAGGACGAACAGAGCCGAATGATCTGCGCAAGCCGAGCTATTTTGAAACGGTTAGGCGTCAACTCGGAAGCGGAAGTGATCGGACGTACCGACTACGACTTCTTCCCCCCTTCGATCGCCGATAACTTTGTGCGCGACGACCGAAAGGTGATGGAGACCGGGCGTGCGATGGCGAACCATGTCGAAATCTGGTACAGCGAACAACGGATTCTTGATTGGTTTGTCACCAACAAGCTGCCCGTGCTCGACAAGTCAGGCCAACCGATCGGAGTGATGGGAACCGTCCACAGCTACGAAGGCAAGAAGCAAGAGCTGTTGCCTTTTTCTCGCGTCAGCACAGCGATCGAATATATCCGACAACACTTTCGACGCACGATTTCTATTGATGAACTCGCTGAACTAGCGGGCCTGTCTCCTCGGCAGTTGCAACGCTCGTTTCGGGAAACGATGGGAACCGGAATTCATGATTTCATTCTCAAAACCCGAGTCGAGAGTGCCTGCCACATCCTCCAGACAACCGAGATGCCGATCGCCGAAGTCGCCAAGCAACATGGTTTCTGCGATCAAAGTGCCTTCACTAAGACGTTCCGCCGAATCGCCGGAGTCACCCCAGCTCGATTTCGCAAGGAATCAATGAAACGCGCATCGCTGCGGTAACCGGCAAGCCCCTACCAACAACACGGCCACAACACCTGACTCAGGCAAGCTTACCAAGCGCCGCGACGATATCATCTGGCTCGGCCCGCTTTCGATAATCGACGTCAACAAAACGCCAAGTCACGATACCGTCGCGGTTAAGCACGAAAGTGGCCGGAATCGGCAACACGCTGCCGTTGCCACCGTTGATCTTGGCCAGTTCAAGATTTCGATCGTTTCGCATGTGCTCGAGAATCGGTTCCGGCACCTGCCATGCAACCCCATATTGAGCCGCAACCAGGGCGTCCTGATCTGAAAGCACAGGAAACTCGAAAGCCGCCTGCTCGGCCGGCGACATCGATTCATCTGGCACCTCGGGACTGATCGCCACCAGGTTGGCACCCAACGCGTGCAACTCAGGCAGTCGCTGCTTCATCGCTTGCAACTGCAAATTGCAATAGGGACACCAGCTACCACGATAGAAAGTCACCACCACCGGGCCTTGGACCAGCAAATCGGACAGCGAAACCCTTTCGCCAACAGGGTTCGGCAACGCAAAGGTCGGAGCGTTCTCTCCGACCTTAATCGCATTCGCACCGGACTGAAACATTTCCGCAGAAGCCAGCAAGTCGTC is drawn from Bremerella alba and contains these coding sequences:
- a CDS encoding PSD1 and planctomycete cytochrome C domain-containing protein; the protein is MANRKKYASRCSLVIVLLGFWGLARVVVGAESPDPHREETERLFTLKVLPVLQAKCFGCHGGDAEDVRGEFDLLTREGMLAGGESSEPSLVPGNPEESSLYQAVLWNGYEMPPKENDRLSEAQSEDLRHWIAAGAAWPSAERQAEIRRAEWEVETNEDGQLVKTSGGTSEEWSNRRYEPNDLWAFKKLPAKQDILAGVLPLHEVIDHFVHQKHDEANLPVAPQALPRQLVIRANWDLLGLPPTPEAIDAFETAWSQDPDRAWSDLIDRLLDNPRYGERWGRHWLDVTRYSDTGGMANDYERSNMWRYRDYVIRSFNQDKPYNEFIVQQLAGDELADQSVRERTGGKQQNVYKTQVSGDYNEQESEWIVATGFLRMGPWDNAMVEKDEARQIYLDDLVNVTGQTFLGQTMRCCKCHDHKFDPLPTRDYYRMYSAFSTTHMAERKVPFLPEESQARFDSEKKHVERMLKFAVDEKSKLIEKREAAAKQWFEEHNLPYQDEAQRRSLPDDEKPPRHCGLDHVEQGQLKVREQDEWIWTRRLERFAPMAQSVYNAPASQSGGAFARKLRIKRPKAPKTDLVQHILIGGALSALGDAVQPGVLSAVGIPVNPSSESPYLVTSDTDGRRLELARWIAHPENGLTSRAIVNRVWQSHFSQAIAANPNNLGAKGGKPSHPELLDYLASDFVENGWTIKRLHREIMLSDAYRRSSIPKAPDRTGEIDPNNQLLSYFPRRRLGAEELRDGILSITGELVHSTGGLPIMPEINMEVALQPRMIQFSLAPAYQPSATPNLRNRRTIYAYHVRGQADPFTELFNQPNPNDSCELRETAAVTPQVFTLLNSDTMIDRSLAMALRLEAFAEKIPSQIDSAFRLVLGRHATKKELDRLSRYIVDMQSYHASKTPQPATYPAEITRSLVEEFSGEVFEYTEILPVFENYKQDTKPADVSPQTRALADLCLLLLNSNEFMYVD
- a CDS encoding DUF1501 domain-containing protein yields the protein MNPHQLTRRQALYGLGATLGSVAFSSLINSKAEAATSQESPLAPKKPMLHAKAKNVIMLFMEGGPGHMDTFDPKPELTKRHKQVSKLTGGLEKGFKFFVGSPFKFQQAGDNGIWMCDQWKHLADPYVANELCNYRGCQAESLNHPEALYHMNTGSRLGGDPALGAWATYGLGTENQNLPGYVVMTELALPQGGPGNWSNGFLPPYYQGTRLRPEGSPILDLATPSFKTREHQRRALDELAALNSSYQHSLGVEDKRLLARMESYELAFRMQAEVPDVIDLQQETEATHEMYGLDQPDTQSFGRQCLMARRLVEKGVRFVQIFSGGWDSHDYLERGHTSRIKSVDKPIAGLIRDLKQRGLLEDTLVIWTGEFGRTPDNNKRGGVYSLGRGHNNQAMTMMMAGGGVRPGIVGATDELGRSAVETVHPIRDLHVTLLHLLGLDDNKLTYFNGGRFKQLSQFGGEIISDLIA
- a CDS encoding DUF1559 family PulG-like putative transporter produces the protein MPISRHRSAFTLVELLVVIAIIGVLIALLLPAVQQAREAARRMQCSNNLKQLALGFHNHHDTFGQFPPALREDIDVDSNQPNWSWGAFISPYIENGNATDAMNFPRGTALEAMDDTTMRAVMTQPVDAFLCPSDTSSGVNDVRRVSASSGQYDTALSNYVGNLTHERYNYKEWGTGSWQLQTGIMAAGTQFGMRDVTDGTSNTILLGEKVFENLGPTCGTNGSGTPYLARAGLVYVSRGSGSTNWRSANDVTFNGDGGINDCSIWEFPQGASSRHAGGVQFALVDGSVRFVAETIQHANDVAPNSTYEYLLSRNDGQVLGEY
- a CDS encoding carboxypeptidase-like regulatory domain-containing protein, with protein sequence MCRYSTFLPLAVLFASIGLLSGCNADSNLSLVQGIVTLDGKPLPGASVTFQPQPSTMGQTARGRTDETGRYTLKVRSKESIVAGEYRVEVKVVNEITNQQGMVVGEKEDPKLKIARRYNDKTELTADVQPGQNNEFNFDVSLK
- a CDS encoding AraC family transcriptional regulator encodes the protein MTPQQASELPRASVPDWKKIQTDFFQRMGGDQQLRHLFELMPGTFFFMKDEQSRMICASRAILKRLGVNSEAEVIGRTDYDFFPPSIADNFVRDDRKVMETGRAMANHVEIWYSEQRILDWFVTNKLPVLDKSGQPIGVMGTVHSYEGKKQELLPFSRVSTAIEYIRQHFRRTISIDELAELAGLSPRQLQRSFRETMGTGIHDFILKTRVESACHILQTTEMPIAEVAKQHGFCDQSAFTKTFRRIAGVTPARFRKESMKRASLR
- a CDS encoding peroxiredoxin-like family protein; this encodes MPILREQTDAKFASTRQNNPEFAKLVDDLLASAEMFQSGANAIKVGENAPTFALPNPVGERVSLSDLLVQGPVVVTFYRGSWCPYCNLQLQAMKQRLPELHALGANLVAISPEVPDESMSPAEQAAFEFPVLSDQDALVAAQYGVAWQVPEPILEHMRNDRNLELAKINGGNGSVLPIPATFVLNRDGIVTWRFVDVDYRKRAEPDDIVAALGKLA